The Methanosarcina barkeri str. Wiesmoor DNA segment GCAAAAAATAAGTAATGTAGGAAAACATAGCAAAAAATAAGTAATATAGGAAATACATCAAAACGAAAATAAGCAATACAAGGAAACGCTTTAAATAAGCCTTAATTCCATCTCATAACAGCTTTCTTTCTGGCCGCAGATATTTTTTACCTTTTTTATTTTCCGAAAGCCTATTTTTTTGTATAAATGTATCGCAGGAAGATTGTTTATATTCACATATAAGAGAACGGATGATATTCCGTTTACCTTCATCTCTTCAGTACTGCTCCTTAATAACCTCTCAGCAAAACCCCTGCCTCTAAAATTTCTGTCAGTTGCAATTGAGGATATTACTGATTTTTTCTCAAACCCTTTGAGGGAAATTGCAGGTTTAAGGTAGTAGACGCAGTAACCCACGATTTCATCCTTACTCTTCATAACATAAAATATATTTCTTGAATTCTTCGAATATCTTATAAGTTTTTCCGAGCTTCCATTTTTAAATCCTTCGGTCTGGATTCTAAGAACTTCAGGAAGCATGTAGTCTTCTATAGAAACAATATCTCCTTTTTCTATTGACTTCCATTTTTTTACCAGTAGATTACCAGTAGTATCTTGCAGTAGTTTCTTAAGATTCATCAAGTACCCAACTGATCGGGTGTGAATTTTGATAGTACCCATTAAAATCACTCTTGGGCAAGGCCGTTGGTGAAATTCTCTTTTTTAAAGTTTACGGTTTCAAACCATTAAAAACTTCCGACTTTTTGGTGACAGAAATTCCCCACAGCCAGGTTGGTGACAGAAATAT contains these protein-coding regions:
- a CDS encoding GNAT family N-acetyltransferase; amino-acid sequence: MNLKKLLQDTTGNLLVKKWKSIEKGDIVSIEDYMLPEVLRIQTEGFKNGSSEKLIRYSKNSRNIFYVMKSKDEIVGYCVYYLKPAISLKGFEKKSVISSIATDRNFRGRGFAERLLRSSTEEMKVNGISSVLLYVNINNLPAIHLYKKIGFRKIKKVKNICGQKESCYEMELRLI